The Sulfolobus acidocaldarius DSM 639 genome has a window encoding:
- a CDS encoding type 1 glutamine amidotransferase domain-containing protein — MNEKKVLFVIGEEFEDIEFLYPYYRVIEEGFKPVVAWKEAKAKVTGKHGYSVISDVAFKDVRPEDYLALVIPGGRGPENIRNSEELKVLTRRFFDLKKPVAAICHGPQVLISANVVKGRKLTSYGSIKDDVIAAGGQYLDEAVVVDDNLISSRHPGDLPYFAASLIKALKSLEKK; from the coding sequence ATGAACGAAAAGAAAGTCTTGTTTGTAATAGGAGAGGAATTTGAGGATATAGAGTTCCTTTACCCCTATTACAGGGTAATAGAAGAAGGCTTTAAGCCAGTAGTTGCCTGGAAGGAAGCTAAAGCTAAGGTCACAGGTAAACATGGATACAGTGTTATTTCAGACGTTGCCTTCAAGGACGTTAGACCCGAGGATTATTTAGCATTAGTTATACCTGGTGGAAGGGGTCCTGAGAACATTAGAAATAGTGAAGAACTAAAGGTCTTAACAAGAAGGTTCTTTGATTTGAAGAAACCTGTTGCTGCGATTTGCCATGGTCCCCAAGTTTTAATATCTGCAAATGTTGTAAAGGGAAGGAAGTTGACCTCTTATGGTTCAATTAAAGACGATGTTATAGCTGCAGGAGGACAATATCTTGATGAGGCAGTTGTCGTTGACGATAATCTAATATCCTCTAGACATCCTGGTGACCTACCTTACTTTGCAGCTTCCCTTATAAAGGCATTAAAGAGTCTTGAGAAGAAATAA